GGGGAAGCAGCGGTATCGTATTGGCTAGTGTTGTTTGTAGCCTTTACAGATTGGCTTTCGTCGTCTGTAGATGACGTGGCATCGTATGATGTCGAACGGTCAGAGTGTTGTTTGAAAATCATGATTCGCTTCCTTATATCAGCTGATCATGTTCGCGTTGCAATTGCTCGCCATATCTCAAAATGCGCGTGATGCACAGAATGAAAATCCCGATGATAAGATATCCAAAGCCATCGGTGGAATTGGCGATATCGCTGTAATAATCGTTATGAGTGCCGATTCCATACGTATCTACCATTCCATCGGTATATCCAGTCACAAAACCAGTCCAGAAATCAACGGAAGCTATCACGATGGCTACAGATATAAAACACCAGCCGATTCTGTGTACGTTTTTGACGATGGAATCCCGAAAAGGCGTCGGCTCCTCACCATTTTCCGGCCGGTGGATGGTTTTAAAAGCATCGCTGAGGTTTTTGGCGGCATATGCCACGATGAGCAATATGGCAATGCCTTCAAGCGTATACCACACAAGTGCCACTTTATGTTCCGAGACTTTTTGGAATGTAGTATCGAGGGCAAAGCCGTAAATATTCGGAAGCTTGGTGTCTTTGAGAAAATCTGGGCAAGGCTGGCCGGCACCGAGGAAAATTCCGCCGGCGAGCAGAACCACTGATGCGACGATGTTGAACCATTCGAGGATTTTCGCGGCCCACATGATGAAGGCGTCGACCTTATTGGTTTCATACATGGCGTTGCTCCTTTATCGATTACAAACTTGCTTGATAGCAAGAGCATATCACTAATCAACAAAAAATTAATGATAAACATTAAAAAAATTATGAATTTCGATACGTTTATGGTATTTTGAATATATTCCAAAAAATCGGGAAGCGGAGGAGAAGATGGTCGAGCCAGGGAAGAAGGCGACAGGTGACATGGGGAGCTTGAACGGGTTGAATGTCACGGACGTTCCGCGAGATCCGAATAACTCCTACGTTTCGAATGGCATGGATAACGTCAACAAAATAAACCGAAATAATGGCGTAGATGGTTCTGGTTGTCATGGAGGCGGTGACCGTTTAAATGATTCTGGCCATGTTGACGGCGTTGATGGCGTTGACGGTGAAAGTGGTGAGAACGCCGTTGCTGCAGAAGGAGAAGTTGATGAAAGAGCTGCGACGGCATTGAATGTTCAAGATGGACCTTCCAAGCCGTCTGCGCCATTCCAACAGCCGCAAGTTGAAGCTAAACCGTTGAGCCCAGACGGGCAGCGACGGCACGATGTGGGACACCAGGCCGCAATCATCTGGGGCTTCGTAGTGCTGTGGCTCGTATTGCAGGTGATTGGTGTTGTTTTCGCTATGCTTGGCCATATGCCGGAGAAGAAAACAGACGCCGTGGTCGGCACCGTCAGCGAGCCAATCGCCATCCTCGTCGTACTACTGGCGTGTCGGAAGCTCTATATCGACAAATCGCAAGGCTCAAGGTCAATGCGTTTCACGATACGTCTCTCATCCCGAAAACCGATGAACTGGCGGATGTGGCTCTGCTTGCTTATCGCGATGCTGGCTTTCGCGGCGGTCGGCGACCTGTTCGCCCAAGGTTTCCAAGGCGCGCTGGATCTGTTGGGATGGTCGCAACATAGCAATGGCGACGAGATTGACCAGATGGTGAACAGCTCAATCTTTGGTCTGCTTTCGTTGGGTTTCGTCGGGCCTGTGACCGAGGAACTGCTGATGCGTGGCATCGTGATGCCGAATCTGGAACGCTATGGCAGGATTTTCGCCATCGTAACGTCAGCGTTGCTGTTCGGCTTCATCCATGGCGACATCAGCCAAGGATTCAATGCCGTGCTGCTGGGCTTGGTGCTCGGTTGGATGGCCAGCGAGTATTCTGTCGCATGGTCGATGAGCATGCACATCTTCTACAATCTCGTGATTTGCGAAGGAGTCGGAAGGCTGTTCGGCATGCTTGCCGAGCCCATGCAGACCGTGGCGCAGTGGACGTTCGATGGTGTCTTCTTCTTCGTCGCCATCGTGTTGGTGGTAGTGAACAAGGACAAGATCATAGCCTGGTACCGCCGCAACCGTAGCCCCAAGCACACCTACCGTGGCTGGCGCTCACCGTTGTTCATCTTCACCTTGGTGGCGTTCCTCTTCTTCGCGCTGACCAGGATTTCGTTCTGAGCCACGGGTTCGACGCGGTGGAGCCGACGGTGCAAATAACAAAACTCCTCCGGTTTCCAAAGGATATTGAAATCCCGGAAACCGAAGGAGTCTTTACTGACCCTAAGGTCGATGCCTAAAGCGAAAAGCTCACATCTTGTTGATGGCGACTGCGAGATTCGACTTGCGGTTGGCGGCCTGGTTCTTGTGAACCACGCCCGCGCTGGCGGCCTTGTCGAGTTTCTGGCCGGCGATCTGGTAAGCAGCCTGGGCT
The window above is part of the Bifidobacterium sp. ESL0732 genome. Proteins encoded here:
- a CDS encoding DUF2975 domain-containing protein, with the protein product MYETNKVDAFIMWAAKILEWFNIVASVVLLAGGIFLGAGQPCPDFLKDTKLPNIYGFALDTTFQKVSEHKVALVWYTLEGIAILLIVAYAAKNLSDAFKTIHRPENGEEPTPFRDSIVKNVHRIGWCFISVAIVIASVDFWTGFVTGYTDGMVDTYGIGTHNDYYSDIANSTDGFGYLIIGIFILCITRILRYGEQLQREHDQLI
- a CDS encoding type II CAAX endopeptidase family protein, which produces MVEPGKKATGDMGSLNGLNVTDVPRDPNNSYVSNGMDNVNKINRNNGVDGSGCHGGGDRLNDSGHVDGVDGVDGESGENAVAAEGEVDERAATALNVQDGPSKPSAPFQQPQVEAKPLSPDGQRRHDVGHQAAIIWGFVVLWLVLQVIGVVFAMLGHMPEKKTDAVVGTVSEPIAILVVLLACRKLYIDKSQGSRSMRFTIRLSSRKPMNWRMWLCLLIAMLAFAAVGDLFAQGFQGALDLLGWSQHSNGDEIDQMVNSSIFGLLSLGFVGPVTEELLMRGIVMPNLERYGRIFAIVTSALLFGFIHGDISQGFNAVLLGLVLGWMASEYSVAWSMSMHIFYNLVICEGVGRLFGMLAEPMQTVAQWTFDGVFFFVAIVLVVVNKDKIIAWYRRNRSPKHTYRGWRSPLFIFTLVAFLFFALTRISF